A segment of the Mercurialis annua linkage group LG4, ddMerAnnu1.2, whole genome shotgun sequence genome:
CATTATAGCAATTTTCGatcatttaaatttgtaataattacgctttatttttttttaattaaaattatttgtttaaaagtAAGATCATCCACAGCTGTAATATTCTTTCTTATCAATATTGTGGCTTATTAGAGCAATTATGGCTTCAGGTTATCAAAGCAAACATTTCTTAAAGATTACTTAGCATTTACCATGAATGGACAAACCCTCTCATTTGCATTGCCTATTTTAATTCTCTTACTCTTATGGGCAATATGGAAGAAATTCAAAACTAGCAGCAAACTTCTAAACCTACCCCCTGGACCACGGAAGCTTCCCATAATCGGGAATTTACACCAGTTAATTGGTGTTCTTCCCCATCATAAACTTAGAGACTTGGCAAGCAAATATGGATCAGTTATGCAGTTACAATTTGGAGAAGTTCCGACAGTTATTATTTCTTCGCCAGAAAGTGCAAAACAAGTGCTGCAAACACATGACATCATCTTCGCTCATAGGCCCTTCCTCTTGGCTGCAGACATCATATTATATAAGGCCGCGGATCTTGCTTTTGCACCCTACGGGGACTACTATAGGCAACTCCGAAAAATTTGTACATTAGAACTCTTTAGTTCAAAACGTGTCCAATTCTTCCGCTTAATCAGGGAAGAAGAGGTATCAAATTTCATCAGATCCATTTCCTCTAGCACAGGATCACCAATCAACCTTACCAAAATGTTACATTCTTCATCCTGTACTATCACTCTAAGAGCAGCCTTTGGCAACAAATGCGCGCTAGACAATCAAGAGGAGTTCATACTAGTTGTCCAGCAAGTTTTAAAGATAGTTTCAGGGTTTAGCTTGGCTGACTTGTTTCCCTCTCTAAAATGGCTCCATGCGATTACTGGTGTTCAATACAGACTCACAAAACTGCGCCAAAAAGTTGATCATGTTCTTGAAAAGATAATCAATGGACATAAAATCGCCAGAGCTACATCAAAAACCAACACAGAGGATGAAGACGTGCTCCATGTTCTCTTAAATCTTCAAGAGCAAAAGAATCTTGCACTTCCCTTAACAACCAACAATATCAAAGCGGTTATACTGGTTAGTGTTGTAtttctataaatatatatatatgtgacttaagttgaacttttttctaaCATTTATTTTGATTCTGTTTCGTGCAGGACATTTTCATTGGAGGAATTGATACATCGGCTACAGTGATAGAATGGGCCATGTCAGAATTAATAAGAAGTCCAAGAGTAATGCAAAAAGCGCAAGCAGAGGTTCGACAAGTTTTTGACGGCAAAGGAATTGTTGATGAAACAATGATCGATGAATTAAAGTATTTAAAGTTAGTTATCAAAGAAACATTAAGATTACATCCTCCTGCTCCGCTCTTATTACCTAGGGAAGCTTGCGAGCAGTGCCAAATCAGTGGATTCGACATTCCAGCCAAGaccagaatgtttgtaaacgtgtgggcATTAGGAAGGGATCCTAATTATTGGTATGAAGCAGAAAAGTTTTTTCCAGAGAGATTTATTGGGAGTCCAATTGAGTACAAGGGAGGCAATTTTGAATATTTACCATTTGGTTATGGAAGGAGGACTTGCCCAGGTTCCTTATTTGGCCTAGCGAATGTAGAGCTTCCACTAGCCTACTTACTCTATCAATTTGATTGGGAACTACCCAATGCCAAGAACAAAGAAGATCTAGACATGGCTGAAGAGTTTAGTACAGTAGCTAGAAGACAAAATGATTTATACCTAATTCCAACCATGTAGCAGTACTACATAAGTGCTAGTTTGGTATGAGCTGCAAATTTTCATATCTTATAAATTAACTTGTGATGAACGAGACTTTATTTGcaataattgaattttaaaattttaattttaattttcttttctttctgttgtaattgaaaatgaaatgtaTGTATAACCATCGATGCACTGATATTTCAATTCTTGTCAATCCTTTAAAGCATGGATTCTAGCTTGATAATAAATAACATGACAACAATACATTAAAAATACACACAGCACTCAATGATATTCTCTTAGTTTCTCATCTTTATGCGTTTCTTTGGCACTAATTTCAAAGGTACAAGCTTTCGAACTGTAATTCCAGTTCTCTCATTCATGTCTATACTCTCCGAACCAGAATTGGAGCCAATTTCCCAGTCAAAAGTGTGAACAAGAGAAGCCAAACCCAGATAAACTAACCGTAAACCAAGTAGCATACCGACGCAAATTCTTCTTCCCAAACCAAATGGAATCAACTGAAAATCCTGACCCTTGTAATCAATATTCGAACCAAGAAATCTTTCGGGTTTGAATGCCAAAGAATCTTCCCAAGATTCTTCATCTCTTCCTATCGCCCACGCATTCACGAAAACTTGTGTATTTTTCGGAATGTGATATCCCATAAAATTTGTATCTTGCATTGTGTTTCTCGGAAGGAGTAGAGGAATTGCAGGatgtaatcgaaacgtttctttCACTACAGCTTGCAGATAAGGTAATCTATCAATATCACTTTCCTCAACTTTTTTGTTGTCTCCGATGACCTCATTAAGTTCTTGTTTCAGCTTTTGCAGTTTTTCAGGACTGCGCATTAGTTCTGCCATGGCCCATTCCATTGTCGTGCTTGTAGTCTCGGATCCTGCAAAAAACATCTCCTGCATAGTAAACATATTCAATAATTAGCTTTGTATGTATCTAAATGGATTATTGTCAGCTAAAGTTCTCAAAAGGTTGCTAAAGTAGACTAAgctaatttaaaattctaatttttttccaaaaatagaacaaaaccaaatcaaactaatccagactaaaattttaatttttttcaaaatgaaatagaaccaaattttaaagaatataggaaatttcaaattaagccaaacaagtCAATTTGATTTAGTTTCAGTACAGTTTTGTGGTTGGAATTGTATTAAAACTGAACTGAAATTGTTTTCCCTTCAAAACCAatcttaacaaaaaaataaactctCCTAGTCAAactgaataaaattaaatttgttggtTTTAGTTCAGATTTTTTTTTGCTTTGATTAGGTTTTTGCACGCATATTGCCAAATTAGATGATAGTGAAGTTCCAATAAAAATGAAATCGGATACTAAACTCCCTAAATCATGATTAGAAGGGTTTCTTTAAATTACAAGATGATcactaaatttcattttattataaaatggttactgaacaataattttttttattaaaggtgTCACCCATATAAAATGCACCATTTTTACACTAaaattgttacaaaaagaacagtaaaacttttcatgaattacaaaaagtcattaagttatatttttattataaaaagctCACTGAACTATgtatctttttgtaattttggcttgtcATGTGAGTAAAACTGTTGCGTTTTATATAAGTAATACTCCTTTACAATAAAAAGTATAGTTTAGTGACGattttataacaaaatgaagtttagtgaccattttgtaactcATAGCCATTCTAGTGACCCAGGAAGTTTAatatccaaaaaaaatcaaacactaCAAATTAGGAGGGTTGATTAGTATTCTTACCAATACAATTATAACGATTTTGTCATATGAGAGTTTTTGAGGACCTTCCTTGCCATCCCCTTCGTATTCCAACACCACATCTAAGAAATCCTTACTCTGTTTCTCCTTCCCTGCTTTTTTCTCTTCCATCCTCTCTTTCACAAATCCTGCAATAATTTCAACTGCCTGCCCCAAGTCTCTGTTCATTTTTCGTTTCAGTCCCTGAGGATCCATGAATTTCAAGAATGGCAAAAAATCTGCAAAATTTGGCGTTCCAGCCCATACCATGAACTTGTCCATTGCCTTGTAGAAATTATGGCCTTCTTTGCAGTGCGGGTCTAAAAGATCCTGTGATAGTGTCAGGTTACCGATAACATTGAATGCCGTCAGGAATAGCAAGTGAACCAAATCCACCTCTGATCCTTCATTGTCTTCAACATATCTGTTATACAATTACATCCACATCGTCCGAAAAGAAATTCAAGTTGAAATCTCAATCTGATAATTTTTTAGATGATTTTAGTTTATCATGTGTGTGAGGAGATTAGTTAAAATCATCAATTgaacaaaccaaattaaaatttaataactagaTGAAAAGAATCAAagtttaatcaccaaaatattaaaaatgtgatAGTTTGAAAACCTTTATAGTCAATTACCCAAAATTCCGAGTTTGAGTTGCATTTGTAGCCAAGAATAGCACAcagaataattaaatatatgaaacaAAAGTTgacttatatttaaatttacttgATCATTTGATCGACGCATTTTCGCCGGATTGGAACCGTATCATTGACTCTCTTGTTAGTCATGAGTTCGGTAGCACAAATTCGTCGGAGAATTCGCCAAAAGGGACCATATCGGCCCATCGCAAGTGATCCTTTGTCGTAATTATGCGATGTAAAAACATCAAAAGACATTCTGTCGCAGAAATTAGCGTCGTGATTCTTGAACAGCTCTGCCGCAGCAGCCGCAGATTGGATCACCATAGTATTCCTGGAGCCGAGTTTTAGCCACATCACAGGTCCATATTTAGATTTCAGCTTGTACAAACTCTGGTGCGGCATAGCTCCAAGGTCGAAAATATTGCCGATGACAGGCCATCCTGAAGGCCCTGGAGGTCGATTTTTGGTACGGTAACCGCCTTTCAGGTACAGATTCAGAGCCACTGATATGAAAATACTTAACAAAGCAATTAAAATAGTGATGTACTCCATTTGTTTGAAGTCCTGTTTGGTAAGCGAGAAAGAGAAGGAAAGTGAAAATAAGGAAAGAGAAAATTTAGTAATGGAACTGAATTAATCTTACACAGCAGGTATAGTACTTATATATATTATCATTCATCAATCATCACTAGTAATCAGTGATCACTATCATTCTGGGCCTCTTTAAATTATTGGcttttatcttttctttttaaattatgacAGAGTAGAGGAAATTTCAACCTAAAATgcttaaatttcaataatatatttttacccATACGACTATGATATATTTGTAGATAGTGGCGTTTTAAAAGAttccaaaaaggagaaaaaatTGATAGTGAAATTAAGATTACAGTATAAGGTTAAAATCCAAACAGCCCAAAAGGTAAAAATGGATCAAATAGTAATGGCAGAACTCAACCCCAAGCCCctatatttttcactttttatttaattcactCCTAatctactttatttcttttgtTAGTCTTTCAACCTCTGTATTTATCACTGTCTAtgtaaaatttgttatttactTAGCCTCTTTTAAAGTTCTTTTTTTAGTTAATCCAATTAAGAACAAAATTACTGCAAAATTTGATTGTAGAGAGAcggagtaattttttttttaaagaactaagtaaaaaaaaaatacaggaATCTGAGAATGGATTTCGGATTCGGTCGCTAGATATAATATCAAGAGCATTCTTACACCAACCGACCAAACTAGCTCCTAAAGGTGATCATGGGTAATTGATTCTcggggtcactgtacttttcaaaaattgcaaaatggtgtctgaacttcaaaacgtaacaaaatggttactaaactttcaaatatgtgattttggaaggtttttaagtgttttacggtcaaattatacatatgttgtaatcaaattttgattatttatgacaaataataccttatatttcatatatacatacaattaacaaaaaatcgactcgaaatatttttcttcggtgaccaaaaatccttccatcttaacataaccaaatagtatagtaactaaaatgttacgttttgaagttcagtcaccattttgcaatttttgaaaagtacagtgacctccaaaatcaattacccggTGACCATAGatttctttattctttttaatattaaccAATAATTCATGAATAGGATCTTATGATAATAGCACAAAATGTGAAATGCATGAAAATGGAAGTACGAAAAAGGAGTCCTGAGGGACCTATGACTCATGCACTGAGTTACTGATTGTAACCAAAGATTTGCATTATACACGGGAATCTGCAGTACTTCTGCATTTCAGTATGGCATACAGCTATTCATTTTACTAAATTATTGAAGGCattcttttttgttgttttaaataattttatatattcgCAACTTGATCattcattaatatatttttatataatttaaatattttgatctGTCTATATTAGAAAAGATATATCTAaatcttaaattaaacaaatttgtatgatttattttcataaatttcctattctataaataattagTTTACACAATGCATGTGTTTtgaaggagaaattcttagctAGACTCGCTTTATAGTCATCTATGGATTAAGTCTATCGCAtcatgacacatcattaaaatgatggcaattttgtaaatttgtttgttatttatttatacatttgaataggaatattacaagattgccatattttaatgacgtgtcataatgcgATTGGCTTAATTCACAGATGACGTGATGGACTAactatctaaaaatttctctttttGAAGAGCATAATCAATTACATTgggcaaaatatttaaaagatgGTTAATTTTGACAACACAACTCtgaatgagaaaaaaaaaacctagctGCTCATCCACTATGATGTAAGATGACTGTTCAAAATATGCAACCCTATTTCTGATCTCAGTGGGCAGGGATGTCGGCTTGTAACTTCAGCCATGGTGATCTCCTTCAATACCCAAAAGTTGTCTCTACTGCAACAATCAAAAGCCATTGAAAATAGAATTCTTTCCACGCTAAAAACAACACAGGTAAACTctgataaaattaacaaaaatagagTAATTGTTATTAACAATTATTATGCTGCAGAAATTGATGATAAACCAAAACAGACATGCTAATATGGTTAACCAACTCCCAAAGGTTATATCTTCACCTTTTTCGGCAGTATCCATATTCATTATTGATTCATTCTGAAATAGAGTTTGTTGgttttttctacaaaaaaaaacaacaaatttctCTTTGTTTATTGGCTTAATCATAAAAGAATACCCCatcttttcgatttttttcgtttataatctaaattttcaaaattttcaattttagacaacttcttatttttttagtttcaattatgGCCAAGTACTcatattaaagtaaaaaaaaattaaatatgttgttcatattgctttatattattctaatttatcattttaccataaaaaattctaaatataaagtaatatgaagcatatattgaatttttttccattCAAATTTGAGCAATtggctataattaaaattgaaaaatgaaaaatagactaaaattgaaaattttgaaagtttgggttataaataaaaaaaaatcggaaaGATGGGATATCTTTTGATGACTAagccttatttattttatatctatcaaaaataaaaatgtgtcAAAACCTCATTCAGttgatattatataatattgtaAGAATCTTTACCTGTAAGAatttaaataatgaaaaaaaatcaaattatgatCTTATGATCATATAcgtaaaaatatttgataaattgcCAGTCCAActacaaattatataaaaacagttATAAGCTTGCTCCAATGATTTAACTTTTCCTCCTTATGATTTCCAAATTAACATGCTCAATGCTCATTAATAAAATGCATGTTGGTCAATAACCCaatatgcaataattaaagGACTGCTAGAAAATAACATGAgatattgtaattattttcaagtTGCTAGAAAATGAAAACAGTACAAAAGAatctctaatttttaatttttaaattgatatagttttaaattttgattatttccaTGTCATTACTAAATCAGGTTAAGGATTTAAGTGAAAGTTCTACAAATATAAGGGTCACAATTGAGATTTAATTTAAGTGtcaatttaaaagataaaataaatattagaattatttttattttatcttcctATATTTGTTTGTTGCATGTATTTCGCACATGGATGTGCAAATAGCTAGTAAGGGGGAATTTGATATGAAATGGAAaagttgtgaatttttttgactgattcatttgaaaataataatcacACACACACTGCATTCACCAAACTGTATTTCTATAAcataataattgaattttaaactttttgttttcatttagaTAACAAATTAACATCTACTTTCAATAACAAGAGATGACTTCTTAATTTTCAAAGATACATTGCCTATGTGGACGGCAAGAAATATGTTCATTTCCAAATTCTCGACGTCATTTAAAAGCCaatatctatttaaataaaaacaaatctcCACAtcactatttttttattgtccACATTATAGCAGAAATACATAGAGATTGATTgatattattttgtaatattactaGTTTTCTGAGCGATGCTTGAAAGGGATTGGAATAGCTCTGAGAGGAACATATTTTCTAAGTGTTAACCCTATAATTTCACTCATGTCTAGGTCCTCTGGTTTAAGGTCATCAGCCAGAACCCAATCAAAAGTGTGCAAAACCGATCCAAGAGCAAATGGTAGCAAACGAGAAGCAAGAGGAACAGCAGGACACATTCTGCGACCGGAACCAAAGGGTAAGAGCTGAAAATGGCTACCCTTGTAATCCACCACCATATCAGCCTCCAAAAATCTCTCTGGCCTAAACACTAAAGGATCTCCCCAAGTCTTTGGATCTCTTCCTATTGCCCAAACATTTACCAGAATCTGAGTATCTTCGGGAATATCGAAACCAAGCATCTTGCAGGATTCCATGGCCCTGTGCGGGAATAAGAGAGGACTTGGTGGATGAAGCCTTAGAGTTTCTTTGATGACTGCAGTTAGATAAGGAAAATGTTCGATATCTTTTTCTTCAAGCTGGTTTCCGGGATTGATCACGCTTCGTAGCTCGACCTGTAATTTTTGAAGTTTAATAGGATTACGAAAGAGCTCAGTCATCGCCCACTCTAAGGTGCTTGATGTTGTATCGGTTCCTGCTTCAAATAGCTCCTGATAATAAATTATGTCAATATCATTAAAACAACCTAAAAACAGGGAAGAAAATAGGGTAATTGATTATGGGGTCATTATATTTTTCAGAAATTACAAAATGATGATGGAATTTCAGAAcgtaatattttgattatttaactATTTTGCTAATGGAAGGATTTTGGCCgctaaagaaaaaaatattcgaGCTGTGTTTTGTTGATtatgtatataaataaaatataaagtattatttgtcataaattatcaaaaaatgatTACATATTTTTACttgaaatcaattaaaaaaatctcataTTCACAAATTTGATCGTTTAGCAGTCCTTTGTtgtgttttaaaatttggtcaTCATTTTACAATTCTAAAAATTACAATAACccccaaaatcaattacccagaaaaataaaataatagaaaagatTACATTACGCCAACACGCACAACCGCGTTTATCGTTCTTTCTAACAACGATAAATGTGGTTGTGCGTGTTGGTGCAATGTAACTTTTtagtaacaatttttttaatattggtcGTTACTATATGTTTTACAACAAAACTAGCTATATAAATTGGTTGTAAAAAGATTTAATAACCATAAAAAGTCATtgtcaaaatattataatattatgacCTAATAGTCCAAAACTATccacattttttaatttttttgtttatagcccaaacttttaaaatcttcaattcTAGTCTATTTCtcatttttcagtttcaattatagccaGTTGCTTAAATTTGAGTGGAAAAATTCAATATACGCTTTATATTACTTCATATTTGGAATTTTTGAtggtaaaatgataaattagaaTAACATAAATTAATATGAATGACATATTTAGACTTTTTTCACTTTAATTTGAACAATTGattataattgaaactgaaaaatgaggtaaaattgaagattttgagaGTTTGAGCCAAAAACAAAAAGTATTGGAAAGATGgggtatttttttatgattaagcctaatattaagtataattttaatatgttatataattttatagtattttttatttagttttataatttaaaacatattttttttttaaatttaatacttTCTAATTGATATATTATAAtagaagtaaaaaaattattttcatagtGAAAGGTAGTTTTCTTTTATAATGAGATTCCAACATTTTTATTTCACTTCATTTAGATGtaggatttttgattttttttaactttctttTAGCAATAAATTATTTGTCGTTACGCATggttatatttaaaaatgacaTAAATTAACTCGTTGGTAAAGTGTATAATTAATAATGACTTGATTAGTCGTcgcaaaataattatatttaaaaacgatATTTAAATATTCGTTATAAAAGATATATAATATTGTAATGAATTATAATAGTCGTTGTTAGAGACCGTTAATAAAACTCACTTTTCTTGTAGTGACCAGATAAACTAAGAACGCAAAGTTCAGAGACTAGATAGGATCAAATAGAACTTTATGGActagataaaataaaaacataaagttGAAAGACTTTAAAATGGGTTAGTCCAAATATTTATGGATAGCTAAATTTTGtagttatttcaaaaaataacacaaaactttattttattttatttttctaatgttACTAAACTttagtttataataaaaaaggaTTTGGCCAATCTTATTTTATTTGTGTGACCATCTAATTTTAGAATATAATTGTCACGttagtaaatattattaaattatatattttatttaagaaataattttaaaatttgactttAGGATCGCTTTAGGATCGAGTAAGTCTTCAACATCCGCAAAGGTTTAAATATGCCCAAAGTCTTAAAAACTGAACAACTAGGCTTTCTGATTTTGACAACTAGCTCTCAACGTTTCATTTATGtgtcaaaattcaaaaatggtTGTTCATTTTTGAAGACGTTAGGAGCATAACTGAATCTTTTCGGATGTTGAGAGTTTACTTAATCCTACATGCAAATTTTAGGGTTACAAATAACCTTTTTCCATTATTTAAAATGAACATTAAACGCATAACTGAAAGGTCATTTTCTAAGATTATATTGGCCAcatcataaatattaaattgaagtaattgaagtgaaaaataaaattcagtattctttttaattagaataatttaaaagtttaatgatCTCGGTATATTTGACCTAACACAGATATAATGAATATTTAACACTTGGTCGATAAAGTAATTTACAGCAATCTCATTACTTTAAACTAACCCTAAATACTAGACCAGTTCATAGGCTGGGCTGGGCCGCCAagctttttgatttttatataagCCCAAGTACAGTCTCAGCTGGACTTTATATTTTGGGAAATATATgtatttactttaaaaataaaaatatttgtactTTTTACCTCAACACTGAAAAGTTATAGAAAATATCTCACTTTTTTCCAGATTTatgcttttaatttaa
Coding sequences within it:
- the LOC126677974 gene encoding desmethyl-deoxy-podophyllotoxin synthase-like, which translates into the protein MNGQTLSFALPILILLLLWAIWKKFKTSSKLLNLPPGPRKLPIIGNLHQLIGVLPHHKLRDLASKYGSVMQLQFGEVPTVIISSPESAKQVLQTHDIIFAHRPFLLAADIILYKAADLAFAPYGDYYRQLRKICTLELFSSKRVQFFRLIREEEVSNFIRSISSSTGSPINLTKMLHSSSCTITLRAAFGNKCALDNQEEFILVVQQVLKIVSGFSLADLFPSLKWLHAITGVQYRLTKLRQKVDHVLEKIINGHKIARATSKTNTEDEDVLHVLLNLQEQKNLALPLTTNNIKAVILDIFIGGIDTSATVIEWAMSELIRSPRVMQKAQAEVRQVFDGKGIVDETMIDELKYLKLVIKETLRLHPPAPLLLPREACEQCQISGFDIPAKTRMFVNVWALGRDPNYWYEAEKFFPERFIGSPIEYKGGNFEYLPFGYGRRTCPGSLFGLANVELPLAYLLYQFDWELPNAKNKEDLDMAEEFSTVARRQNDLYLIPTM
- the LOC126677973 gene encoding iridoid oxidase-like yields the protein MEYITILIALLSIFISVALNLYLKGGYRTKNRPPGPSGWPVIGNIFDLGAMPHQSLYKLKSKYGPVMWLKLGSRNTMVIQSAAAAAELFKNHDANFCDRMSFDVFTSHNYDKGSLAMGRYGPFWRILRRICATELMTNKRVNDTVPIRRKCVDQMIKYVEDNEGSEVDLVHLLFLTAFNVIGNLTLSQDLLDPHCKEGHNFYKAMDKFMVWAGTPNFADFLPFLKFMDPQGLKRKMNRDLGQAVEIIAGFVKERMEEKKAGKEKQSKDFLDVVLEYEGDGKEGPQKLSYDKIVIIVLEMFFAGSETTSTTMEWAMAELMRSPEKLQKLKQELNEVIGDNKKVEESDIDRLPYLQAVVKETFRLHPAIPLLLPRNTMQDTNFMGYHIPKNTQVFVNAWAIGRDEESWEDSLAFKPERFLGSNIDYKGQDFQLIPFGLGRRICVGMLLGLRLVYLGLASLVHTFDWEIGSNSGSESIDMNERTGITVRKLVPLKLVPKKRIKMRN